The following are encoded in a window of Streptomyces sp. 11x1 genomic DNA:
- a CDS encoding sugar phosphate isomerase/epimerase has product MSRMHQTDPELTHRLSRRGMLGVAAGATVAALLGAAAPAQAAAGTDSAAAGKGRGRPVLPPGRLGIQLYSLRDKVSTLGFAPVFAELEKYGYDEVEFAGYTQGSAGPITLAQLKRLARNHGLTPIGSHVGYYSSDPNAYTFAQNLTKVLDDAQALGLKHIGTAAGPFRYGMTVDAMKRAAHEFNTYGAAARARGMKFYQHNHSEEFSFATDNPKVRLYDVLLRETDPDLVFLEMDIFWAYVAQFRFSKRPDGTAAPFEPLDYVLRRPNRYPLFHVKDGESDPSNPFGYRMVDVGDGDIDYQKFISAVTRLKGHRLAHHWQAEHDNPSESFTFARRSSEHLHSLREKC; this is encoded by the coding sequence ATGAGCCGCATGCACCAGACCGATCCCGAGCTCACCCACCGCCTCAGCAGACGAGGCATGCTCGGTGTCGCCGCCGGCGCCACCGTGGCCGCTCTGCTGGGCGCGGCCGCCCCGGCGCAGGCTGCCGCGGGCACCGACTCCGCGGCCGCAGGCAAGGGCCGGGGCCGACCCGTCCTCCCGCCCGGCCGCCTCGGCATCCAGCTCTACAGCCTGCGCGACAAGGTCTCCACCCTCGGCTTCGCGCCCGTCTTCGCCGAGTTGGAGAAGTACGGCTACGACGAGGTCGAGTTCGCCGGCTACACCCAGGGTTCGGCGGGCCCCATCACCCTCGCACAGCTCAAGCGCCTGGCCCGCAACCACGGCCTGACCCCGATCGGCAGCCACGTCGGCTACTACTCCAGCGACCCGAACGCGTACACCTTCGCCCAGAACCTGACCAAGGTCCTCGACGACGCCCAGGCCCTGGGCCTCAAGCACATCGGCACCGCCGCCGGCCCCTTCCGCTACGGCATGACCGTCGACGCGATGAAGCGGGCCGCCCACGAGTTCAACACCTACGGCGCGGCGGCCCGGGCACGGGGCATGAAGTTCTACCAGCACAACCACTCCGAGGAGTTCTCCTTCGCCACCGACAACCCCAAGGTGCGCCTCTACGACGTACTGCTCCGCGAGACCGACCCCGACCTGGTTTTCCTGGAGATGGACATCTTCTGGGCCTACGTGGCCCAGTTCCGGTTCTCGAAGCGGCCCGACGGCACGGCCGCGCCTTTCGAGCCCCTCGACTACGTCCTGCGGCGCCCGAACCGCTACCCGCTCTTTCACGTCAAGGACGGCGAGAGCGACCCGTCGAACCCCTTCGGCTACCGCATGGTGGACGTCGGCGACGGCGACATCGACTACCAGAAGTTCATCTCGGCCGTCACCCGGCTGAAGGGCCACCGTCTCGCCCACCACTGGCAGGCCGAGCACGACAACCCCTCCGAGTCCTTCACCTTCGCCCGCCGCTCCAGCGAGCACCTGCACTCGCTGCGGGAGAAGTGCTGA
- a CDS encoding alkaline phosphatase family protein, whose translation MKPEAAPPSRPDAGPTPLLVLDVVGLTPRLLDHMPHLKALGQSGSRAPLGTVLPAVTCAAQSTFLTGTLPAEHGIVGNGWYFRELGDVLLWRQHNGLVAGDKLWDAARRAHPGYTVANICWWYAMGADTDITVTPRPIYYSDGRKEPDCYTRPPALHDELTANLGTFPLFHFWGPGADMVSSRWIIDATRHVVRTRRPDLALCYLPHLDYDLQRFGPDDPRSLKAAADLDRALVPLLDDARAEGRTVVALSEYGITRVNRPVDINRALRRAGLLDVHTQDGMEYLDPMASRAFAVADHQIAHVYVRRAEDLDATREALADLPGIDQLLDDEGKKAHHLDHPRSGEFVAVAEPDAWFTYYYWLDDDRAPDFARLVEIHRKPGYDPVELFMDPLDPLVKLKAATALARKKLGLRYRMAVVPLDPSPIRGSHGRLPASDDDGPLIICSIPRAVGDRVEATDVKALLLRLAGLS comes from the coding sequence ATGAAGCCCGAGGCCGCCCCACCCTCGCGACCAGACGCCGGGCCCACCCCTCTCCTCGTCCTGGACGTCGTCGGCCTCACGCCCCGTCTCCTCGACCACATGCCCCACCTCAAGGCCCTCGGACAGTCAGGTTCCCGCGCCCCGCTCGGCACCGTCCTGCCGGCCGTCACCTGTGCCGCCCAGTCCACCTTCCTGACCGGCACGCTCCCCGCCGAACACGGCATCGTCGGCAACGGCTGGTACTTCCGCGAACTCGGCGACGTCCTGCTCTGGCGCCAGCACAACGGCCTCGTCGCCGGCGACAAACTCTGGGACGCCGCCCGCCGCGCACACCCCGGCTACACAGTCGCCAACATCTGCTGGTGGTACGCCATGGGCGCCGACACCGACATCACCGTCACCCCCCGTCCGATCTACTACTCCGACGGCCGCAAAGAACCCGACTGCTACACCCGCCCCCCAGCCCTGCACGACGAACTCACCGCGAATCTCGGCACGTTCCCCCTGTTCCACTTCTGGGGACCGGGCGCCGACATGGTCTCCAGCCGCTGGATCATCGACGCCACCCGCCACGTCGTCCGCACCCGCCGCCCCGACCTGGCGCTCTGCTACCTCCCCCACCTCGACTACGACCTGCAGCGCTTCGGCCCCGACGACCCGCGCTCCCTGAAGGCGGCCGCCGACCTGGACCGGGCCCTGGTACCCCTGCTCGACGACGCCCGCGCGGAAGGCCGTACCGTCGTCGCGCTCTCCGAGTACGGCATCACCCGCGTGAACCGGCCCGTCGACATCAACCGGGCCCTGCGCCGCGCCGGCCTCCTCGACGTGCACACGCAGGACGGCATGGAGTACCTCGACCCGATGGCCTCACGCGCCTTCGCGGTCGCCGACCACCAGATCGCCCATGTGTACGTACGCCGCGCCGAGGACCTGGACGCCACCCGGGAAGCCCTCGCGGATCTCCCCGGGATCGATCAACTCCTCGACGACGAGGGCAAGAAGGCCCATCACCTCGACCACCCGCGCTCCGGCGAGTTCGTCGCCGTCGCGGAGCCGGACGCCTGGTTCACGTACTACTACTGGCTCGACGACGATCGCGCGCCCGACTTCGCACGCCTCGTCGAGATCCATCGCAAACCCGGCTACGACCCGGTCGAGCTGTTCATGGACCCGCTCGACCCGCTGGTGAAGCTCAAGGCGGCCACGGCACTGGCCCGCAAGAAACTCGGTCTGCGCTACCGCATGGCGGTCGTGCCGCTGGACCCCTCGCCTATTCGCGGCAGCCACGGCCGCCTTCCCGCGAGCGACGACGACGGTCCGCTCATCATCTGCTCCATCCCCCGAGCCGTCGGTGACCGTGTGGAGGCCACCGATGTGAAAGCACTCCTGCTCCGACTTGCCGGTCTGTCCTGA
- the eboE gene encoding metabolite traffic protein EboE translates to MRFRHPDGSTVHLAYCTNVHPAETLDGVLAQLRDHCEPVRRRLGRDRLGIGLWLARDAAAALVTDPAALRGLRTELDRRGLEVVTLNGFPYQGFGAEEVKYRVYRPDWADPERLDHTTSLARVLAQLLPDDVTEGTVSTLPLAWRTAYDDTRAARSRTALRTLAERLDVVAELTGRSIRIGLEPEPGCTVETTADAIGPLTDIGHERIGICVDTCHLATSFEDPHTALDALTRARVPIVKSQLSAALHAEHPHLPEVREALAAFDEPRFLHQTRTSTAAGPRGTDDLGEALTGDTLPDASPWRAHFHVPLHAAPAAPLTSTLPVLRAALAHLVGAAHPLTRHLEVETYTWQALPPELRPSTRAQLADGIAAELALARDLLTDLGLKELP, encoded by the coding sequence ATGCGCTTCCGCCACCCCGACGGCTCCACCGTCCACCTCGCCTACTGCACCAATGTGCACCCGGCCGAGACCCTCGACGGTGTCCTCGCCCAGCTCCGCGACCACTGCGAGCCCGTCCGCCGCCGCCTCGGCCGCGACCGCCTCGGCATCGGCCTGTGGCTGGCCAGGGACGCCGCAGCGGCCCTGGTGACCGACCCGGCCGCACTGCGCGGGCTGCGCACCGAACTCGACCGGCGCGGCCTGGAGGTGGTCACCCTCAACGGCTTCCCGTATCAGGGCTTCGGCGCCGAGGAGGTCAAGTACCGCGTCTACCGGCCGGACTGGGCCGACCCCGAGCGGCTCGACCACACCACCTCCCTCGCCCGGGTGCTCGCCCAGCTCCTCCCGGACGACGTCACCGAGGGCACCGTCTCCACCCTGCCGCTGGCCTGGCGCACCGCCTACGACGACACCCGCGCCGCCCGCTCCCGCACCGCCCTGCGCACCCTCGCCGAACGCCTCGACGTCGTGGCCGAGTTGACCGGCCGCTCCATCCGCATCGGCCTGGAACCCGAACCGGGCTGCACCGTCGAGACCACGGCCGACGCGATCGGACCCCTGACCGACATCGGCCACGAACGCATCGGCATCTGTGTCGACACCTGCCACCTCGCCACCTCCTTCGAAGACCCGCACACCGCCCTGGACGCCCTCACCCGCGCCCGTGTCCCCATCGTCAAATCCCAGCTCTCGGCCGCCCTGCACGCCGAACACCCCCACCTCCCCGAGGTCCGCGAAGCCCTCGCCGCCTTCGACGAGCCCCGCTTCCTGCACCAGACCCGCACCTCCACGGCCGCCGGCCCGCGCGGCACCGACGACCTCGGCGAGGCCCTCACGGGCGACACACTGCCCGACGCCTCCCCCTGGCGCGCCCACTTCCACGTCCCCCTGCACGCGGCCCCCGCCGCGCCCCTCACCTCCACCCTCCCGGTCCTCAGGGCCGCCCTGGCCCACCTGGTCGGCGCCGCCCACCCGCTCACCCGCCATCTGGAGGTCGAGACCTACACCTGGCAGGCCCTGCCCCCCGAGCTGCGCCCCAGCACACGCGCCCAGCTGGCCGACGGCATCGCCGCCGAACTCGCTCTGGCCCGCGACCTGTTGACGGACCTCGGCCTCAAGGAGCTGCCATGA
- a CDS encoding TatD family hydrolase: MRIFDPHIHMTSRTTDDYEAMREAGVRAVVEPAFWLGQPRTSPESFVDYFDSLLGWEPFRAAQYGIAHHCALALNPKEANDPRCTPVLDQLPRYLLKDGVVAVGEIGYDSMTPAEDHALEHQLQLAADHGLPALVHTPHRDKLAGLRRTLDVVRASALPVERVLLDHLNETTVEEARDSGAWLGFSVYPDTKMDEERMVAVLKTFGPEKVLVDSAADWGRSDPLKTRKVADALLAAGFDEDDVDLVLWRNPVAFYGLSGRLDLDVVTTDATHEGNSILRGGE; this comes from the coding sequence ATGCGCATCTTCGACCCCCACATCCACATGACGTCACGCACCACGGACGACTACGAGGCGATGCGCGAGGCGGGCGTCCGCGCGGTCGTGGAGCCGGCCTTCTGGCTGGGCCAGCCCCGCACATCGCCCGAGTCCTTCGTCGACTACTTCGACTCCCTGCTCGGCTGGGAACCCTTCCGCGCCGCCCAGTACGGCATCGCCCACCACTGCGCGCTCGCCCTCAACCCCAAGGAGGCGAACGACCCGCGCTGCACCCCGGTCCTGGACCAGCTGCCCCGCTACCTGCTGAAGGACGGGGTCGTGGCGGTCGGCGAGATCGGCTACGACTCCATGACCCCGGCCGAGGACCACGCGCTCGAACACCAACTCCAGCTGGCCGCCGACCACGGGCTTCCCGCCCTCGTCCACACCCCGCACCGGGACAAGCTCGCCGGCCTGCGCCGCACCCTCGACGTCGTACGGGCCTCCGCCCTGCCCGTCGAACGGGTGCTGCTCGACCACCTCAACGAGACCACCGTCGAGGAGGCCAGGGACAGCGGCGCCTGGCTCGGGTTCTCCGTCTATCCCGACACCAAGATGGACGAGGAGCGCATGGTCGCCGTCCTCAAGACGTTCGGCCCGGAGAAGGTGCTGGTCGACTCCGCCGCCGACTGGGGCAGGAGCGACCCCCTGAAGACCCGCAAGGTGGCCGACGCCCTGCTCGCGGCCGGGTTCGACGAGGACGACGTCGACCTGGTGCTGTGGCGCAACCCGGTGGCGTTCTACGGACTCAGCGGCCGGCTCGACCTGGACGTCGTCACGACGGACGCCACGCACGAGGGAAACAGCATCCTGCGCGGCGGTGAGTGA
- a CDS encoding EboA domain-containing protein: MIPDRTPPAPTADPAHPAHHPACTAPADLRRHLDAHLTGPAHAWLGRALDEAGEHPGTHGAISPWELRLAEAGRRCGTEHADAVRVLILHAARADTDALTRVYRQGTADERRAVLHALPHLVPGPEALHLVEDALRTNDTRLVAAALGPYSARRLAPHHWRHAVLKCLFTGVRVDEVADLPRRAAGDTELARMLSAFAEERTAAGRPVPEDLYRVLALTAPPPAAEPGLDGEES; the protein is encoded by the coding sequence GTGATCCCTGACCGAACCCCGCCCGCGCCGACGGCCGACCCCGCCCACCCGGCACACCATCCGGCCTGCACCGCCCCCGCAGACCTGCGCCGCCACCTGGACGCCCACCTCACGGGCCCCGCCCACGCCTGGCTGGGCAGGGCGCTGGACGAGGCTGGCGAACACCCGGGCACCCATGGGGCCATCTCCCCCTGGGAGCTGCGCCTCGCCGAGGCGGGCCGGCGCTGCGGCACCGAACACGCCGACGCCGTCCGCGTCCTGATCCTGCACGCGGCCCGCGCCGACACCGACGCGCTCACCCGGGTCTACCGCCAGGGCACCGCCGACGAACGCCGCGCGGTCCTGCACGCGCTGCCCCACCTCGTGCCGGGCCCCGAAGCGCTGCACCTCGTGGAGGACGCCCTGCGCACCAACGACACCCGCCTGGTCGCCGCCGCGCTCGGCCCGTACTCCGCCCGCCGGCTGGCCCCGCACCACTGGCGGCACGCCGTCCTCAAGTGCCTGTTCACCGGGGTGCGCGTCGACGAGGTCGCCGACCTGCCCCGCCGCGCCGCGGGCGACACCGAACTCGCCCGCATGCTCAGCGCCTTCGCCGAGGAACGCACCGCCGCGGGCCGTCCCGTACCCGAGGACCTGTACCGCGTCCTGGCCCTGACCGCGCCCCCACCGGCCGCCGAGCCCGGCCTCGACGGCGAGGAGTCCTGA
- a CDS encoding sugar phosphate isomerase/epimerase family protein, producing MNHPPTPLSFGYGTNGLADLRLDDALALLADLGYDGVGLTLDHMHLDPLAPDLAARTRRLARRLGELGLSVTVETGARYVLDPRRKHGPTLLDPAPDDRARRADLLVRAVRVAADLGAHAVHCFSGVTPPGTDEHTAWKRLPDALAPVLDAATAAGIPLAIEPEPGHLLATLADFHRLREALDSPAVLGLTLDIGHCQCLEPVSPADCVRAAAPWLRHVQIEDMRRGAHEHLPFGEGEIDFPPVLEALAAVGYGALTVVELPRHSHAGPHFAEQSLSFLHRSLPHRSLPHRSTGRTTPPGSSS from the coding sequence ATGAACCACCCACCTACCCCCCTCTCCTTCGGCTACGGCACCAACGGGCTCGCCGATCTGCGGCTCGACGACGCGCTCGCCCTCCTCGCCGACCTCGGGTACGACGGGGTCGGTCTCACCCTCGACCACATGCACCTCGACCCGCTCGCCCCCGACCTCGCCGCCCGCACCCGGCGGCTCGCGCGGCGGCTGGGCGAGCTCGGGCTGTCCGTCACCGTGGAGACCGGGGCCCGCTACGTCCTGGACCCGCGCCGCAAGCACGGCCCCACCCTGCTGGATCCCGCCCCGGACGACCGCGCCCGCCGCGCCGACCTGCTCGTCCGTGCCGTGCGGGTCGCCGCCGACCTGGGCGCCCACGCCGTGCACTGCTTCAGCGGGGTCACCCCGCCCGGCACGGACGAGCACACCGCCTGGAAACGCCTCCCCGACGCGCTCGCCCCCGTCCTCGACGCCGCCACCGCCGCCGGCATCCCCCTCGCGATCGAACCCGAACCCGGTCACCTCCTCGCCACGCTCGCCGACTTCCACCGCCTCCGCGAGGCCCTCGACAGCCCCGCCGTGCTCGGCCTCACCCTGGACATCGGCCACTGCCAGTGCCTCGAACCCGTCTCTCCGGCCGACTGCGTCCGCGCCGCCGCGCCCTGGCTGCGGCACGTCCAGATCGAGGACATGCGGCGGGGCGCCCACGAGCATCTGCCGTTCGGCGAGGGCGAGATCGACTTCCCGCCCGTGCTGGAGGCCCTGGCCGCCGTCGGTTACGGCGCCCTGACCGTCGTCGAACTGCCCCGCCACTCCCACGCCGGCCCCCATTTCGCCGAACAGTCCCTCTCCTTCCTGCACCGATCGCTCCCGCACCGATCACTTCCGCACCGATCGACCGGCCGTACCACCCCTCCCGGGAGCAGCTCGTGA
- a CDS encoding inositol-3-phosphate synthase, whose product MSASVSVPPSSVGVWLIGARGSVATTVVAGCAAVTAGLHTPTGMVTESPLFADAGLPPLSSLVFGGHDTVDCPLPKRAETLASGGVLPHDLPVAVAAELAAADGEIRPGGPLPGDTRTPDELISSHAADIQDFVRRRGLTRAVVVNVASTEPAPTGEALPPSSLYAAAALRAGCPYVNFTPSTGLHHPSLASFASSSGLPYAGRDGKTGQTLLRSVLGPMFAQRALTVRAWSGTNLLGGGDGAALADPAAAAAKNAGKERVLTDSLGATPEGETHIDDVPALGDWKTAWDHIAFDGFLGTRMVLQTTWQGCDSALAAPLVLDLARLLARAHEAGLSGPLAELGFYFKDPVGESPAALGEQYAALASFAERLRRHDTDGPGPREETR is encoded by the coding sequence ATGTCCGCGTCCGTGTCCGTTCCCCCATCGAGCGTCGGCGTCTGGCTGATCGGAGCACGAGGTTCCGTCGCCACCACCGTCGTCGCGGGCTGCGCGGCCGTCACGGCGGGCCTGCACACCCCGACGGGCATGGTCACCGAGTCCCCGCTCTTCGCCGACGCGGGTCTCCCGCCCCTCTCCTCGCTGGTCTTCGGCGGCCACGACACGGTCGACTGCCCCCTGCCCAAACGGGCCGAGACCCTGGCCTCCGGCGGCGTCCTGCCCCACGACCTCCCGGTGGCCGTCGCCGCCGAACTGGCTGCCGCCGACGGGGAGATCAGGCCGGGCGGCCCCCTCCCGGGCGACACCCGCACGCCCGACGAGCTGATCTCCTCCCACGCCGCCGACATCCAGGACTTCGTACGACGCCGGGGGCTGACCCGGGCCGTCGTGGTGAACGTGGCGTCGACGGAGCCCGCGCCCACCGGCGAGGCCCTGCCGCCCAGCTCCCTCTACGCGGCGGCCGCCCTGCGCGCCGGCTGCCCCTACGTCAACTTCACCCCCTCGACCGGCCTGCACCACCCGTCCCTGGCCTCCTTCGCCTCCTCCTCCGGCCTCCCGTACGCCGGCCGTGACGGCAAGACCGGGCAGACCCTGCTCCGCTCGGTCCTGGGCCCGATGTTCGCGCAGCGGGCGCTGACCGTCCGGGCGTGGTCCGGCACCAACCTGCTCGGCGGGGGCGACGGCGCCGCCCTCGCCGACCCGGCCGCCGCCGCTGCCAAGAACGCCGGCAAGGAGCGCGTCCTGACCGACAGCCTCGGGGCGACCCCCGAGGGCGAGACGCACATCGACGACGTCCCCGCCCTCGGTGACTGGAAGACCGCCTGGGACCACATCGCCTTCGACGGCTTCCTCGGCACCCGGATGGTCCTCCAGACCACCTGGCAGGGCTGCGACTCCGCCCTCGCCGCCCCGCTGGTGCTTGATCTCGCCCGCCTCCTGGCCCGCGCCCACGAAGCGGGCCTCTCCGGCCCCTTGGCCGAGCTGGGCTTCTATTTCAAGGACCCGGTGGGGGAGAGCCCGGCGGCACTGGGGGAGCAGTACGCGGCGCTCGCGAGCTTCGCGGAGCGGCTGCGGCGGCATGACACGGACGGGCCGGGGCCACGCGAGGAGACCCGATGA